The DNA window GCGCTCGCTCTATTGGCGCAACCGGCGCTGGCGCAGAAGCAATATGGTCCCGGCACCAGCGATACCGAGATCAAGGTCGGCCAGACCATCGCCTATAGCGGGCCGGCCTCGGCCTATGGCGTGCTCGGCAAGGTTGAGGCGGCCTATTTCAAATGGCTGAACGACACCAAGGGCGGCATCAACGGCCGCAAGGTCACCTTCATCAGCCGCGACGACGGCTATTCGCCGCCCAAGGCGGTGGAGAATGTGCGCAGCCTGGTGGAAGGCGACGAGGTGGCGCTGATCTTCGGCGTGCTCGGCACGCCCTTGAACATGGCGATCCGGCCTTACCTCAACAAGCAGGGCGTGCCGCAGCTCTTCCCCGCCGCCGGCTCGTCCGCGCTGAACGACCCCGCGCATTTCCCCTGGACCATGGGCTGGCAGCCGATTTTGCGTGATGAAGCAAAGTTCTATGCCAAGAATCTGCTCGCGCATAACCCGAAGCCGAAAATCGCCGTGCTCTACCAGAACGATGATTTCGGCAAGGATCTCCTCAATGGCCTGAAGGAAGGTCTCGGCGAGGACGCCGACAAGATGATCGTCAGCGCGCAGAATTTTCAGTCGACCGATCCGACCATCGATAGCCAGATGGTGATCCTGCAGAATTCCGGCGCCGACTCGCTGTTCCTGTTCACCTATGCCAAGCAGGCCGCGCAGGCGATTACGAAAATGTACGACCTGAACTGGAAGCCGGAGACCTATCTGCATCTCGGCGCAGCGTCGGTCGGCGCCACGTTCAGGCCCGCCGGTCTCGACAAGTCCAAGGGCATCATGACGGCCGGATT is part of the Bradyrhizobium canariense genome and encodes:
- a CDS encoding ABC transporter substrate-binding protein translates to MSVRRIILFGVALALLAQPALAQKQYGPGTSDTEIKVGQTIAYSGPASAYGVLGKVEAAYFKWLNDTKGGINGRKVTFISRDDGYSPPKAVENVRSLVEGDEVALIFGVLGTPLNMAIRPYLNKQGVPQLFPAAGSSALNDPAHFPWTMGWQPILRDEAKFYAKNLLAHNPKPKIAVLYQNDDFGKDLLNGLKEGLGEDADKMIVSAQNFQSTDPTIDSQMVILQNSGADSLFLFTYAKQAAQAITKMYDLNWKPETYLHLGAASVGATFRPAGLDKSKGIMTAGFMKDVTDPRWANDPDVKTWTEWMKTNMPGTDINDSLTVAGYSVAQTLEQVLRQCGDNLTRENIMKQAANLRDFHLGLLLPDSRINTSPTDYRVVTYMQLQRFNGANWNDVK